The following proteins come from a genomic window of bacterium:
- the hemL gene encoding glutamate-1-semialdehyde 2,1-aminomutase — translation MIRPSSERLFERAGRVLVGGVDSPVRAFRSVGGTPAFIASGKGARMTDVDGNDYIDLVGGWGPLILGHAQPDVIAAVIDAAKSGLSFGACHEMEHRLGEEVVARIPSAEKVRFVNSGTEAAMAAIRLARGATGRAKIIKFAGCYHGHADAFLIAAGSGALTFGVPDSAGVPEGVARDTLTAPYNDLDEVKKLLAANRGHVAAIIVEPVAGNMGVVPPAEGFLEGLREVCVEHGALLVFDEVMTGFRVARGGAQERFGVRPDITVLGKIIGGGMPVGAYAASADLMDRVSPLGPVYQAGTLSGNPLAMAAGLATLTRLSPDVYEKLEHAGARLEAGLIEAANRNGVAATVNRVGSMITLFFCEGPVTDLASAKTSDAVRFGRVFHAMLDAGVYLPPSAYEAAFISAAHGDAEIDAIAKAAEGALAGG, via the coding sequence ATGATTCGCCCATCGTCGGAACGCCTTTTCGAACGCGCGGGCCGTGTGCTGGTTGGCGGCGTGGATTCGCCCGTCCGCGCATTTCGCTCCGTCGGCGGCACGCCCGCCTTCATCGCGTCGGGCAAGGGTGCGCGGATGACGGACGTGGACGGCAACGACTACATCGACCTTGTCGGCGGCTGGGGCCCGCTCATCCTCGGCCACGCGCAACCGGATGTGATTGCGGCGGTGATCGACGCCGCCAAATCCGGCCTGTCGTTCGGCGCGTGTCACGAGATGGAGCATCGCCTGGGCGAGGAGGTCGTCGCGCGAATCCCGTCCGCCGAGAAGGTTCGTTTCGTCAATTCAGGAACGGAAGCGGCGATGGCCGCGATCCGCCTGGCGCGCGGCGCGACCGGGCGCGCGAAGATCATCAAGTTCGCGGGCTGCTATCACGGACACGCGGACGCGTTTCTGATCGCGGCGGGCTCCGGCGCGCTGACGTTCGGCGTACCGGATTCGGCCGGCGTGCCGGAGGGCGTCGCGAGGGATACGCTCACCGCGCCATACAACGATCTCGACGAGGTGAAAAAGCTGCTGGCTGCGAATCGCGGTCACGTTGCGGCGATCATCGTCGAGCCGGTCGCCGGAAACATGGGCGTGGTTCCGCCGGCCGAGGGCTTTCTCGAAGGGCTACGCGAGGTGTGCGTCGAGCATGGCGCGCTTCTCGTGTTCGACGAGGTGATGACGGGCTTTCGCGTCGCGCGCGGCGGCGCGCAGGAGCGGTTCGGCGTTCGCCCGGACATCACCGTGCTCGGCAAGATCATCGGCGGCGGCATGCCCGTCGGCGCGTATGCCGCGAGCGCGGATCTCATGGATCGCGTCAGCCCGCTTGGCCCGGTCTATCAGGCGGGTACGCTGTCCGGCAATCCGCTCGCGATGGCGGCGGGCCTGGCAACGCTGACGCGCCTGTCGCCGGATGTGTACGAAAAACTGGAGCACGCGGGAGCGCGGCTTGAGGCGGGACTCATCGAGGCGGCGAACCGAAACGGCGTGGCCGCGACGGTCAACCGCGTCGGCTCGATGATCACCCTGTTTTTCTGCGAGGGGCCGGTCACGGACCTGGCGAGCGCGAAGACATCCGACGCGGTGCGTTTCGGCCGTGTTTTCCACGCGATGCTCGACGCGGGCGTGTACCTGCCGCCGAGCGCGTATGAGGCGGCGTTCATCTCCGCCGCACATGGCGACGCGGAGATCGACGCGATCGCCAAGGCTGCGGAAGGGGCGCTGGCTGGCGGCTAG
- a CDS encoding aminopeptidase, with translation MLDPRVRKLAELLVDYSARVKKNDICFATAIGAESLPLLRELQRACLSRGAAMFDYEYLDVEMQKDFYDGATKEQIAYFPQHKLDLMKQVDCYFAVRAAENSMVFANANQKALAARQRVLAPILNERVDNTRWVVTIFPTHGFAQEAGMSKTEFEDFYFGAVLYDYEELQRHQARLARLMNVTDKVRIVASDTDITLSIKNIPTISCFGDRNIPDGECFTAPVRDSANGYVTFNTPSIYQGREFANVKLTFKNGKIVDATCAGKTAELNEVFDTDEGARYLGEFAVGTNPKIRRPMRNILFDEKIYGSVHITPGRAYNEADNGNRSSIHWDMVKILTGDGDMFFDGVLVQHNGVFVHEELLDLNPAPERKIAEQYLASRAAKVKKTMPAAKIPAAAKAKPAAPKPSSKKTGAKAKAGAKEKTPAKKRAR, from the coding sequence ATGCTCGATCCGCGCGTTCGCAAGCTTGCCGAGTTGCTCGTCGATTATTCGGCGCGCGTGAAGAAAAACGACATCTGCTTCGCGACGGCGATCGGCGCCGAGTCGCTTCCGCTCCTGCGCGAATTGCAGCGCGCGTGCCTTTCGCGCGGCGCGGCGATGTTCGACTACGAATACCTGGACGTCGAAATGCAGAAGGATTTCTACGACGGCGCGACGAAAGAGCAGATCGCCTATTTCCCGCAACACAAACTCGACCTGATGAAGCAGGTGGACTGCTATTTCGCGGTGCGCGCGGCGGAAAACTCGATGGTCTTCGCGAACGCGAACCAGAAGGCGCTTGCCGCGCGGCAGCGCGTTCTCGCGCCGATCCTGAACGAGCGCGTGGACAACACGCGGTGGGTCGTCACCATCTTCCCGACGCACGGCTTCGCCCAGGAAGCGGGCATGAGCAAGACGGAGTTCGAGGACTTCTACTTCGGCGCGGTTCTATACGACTACGAGGAGTTGCAGCGCCATCAGGCCCGGCTCGCGCGCCTGATGAACGTCACGGACAAGGTGCGCATCGTGGCGTCGGATACGGACATCACGCTTTCGATCAAGAACATCCCGACGATCTCGTGCTTCGGCGACCGCAACATCCCCGACGGTGAGTGCTTCACCGCGCCGGTGCGCGATTCGGCCAACGGCTACGTGACGTTCAACACGCCGTCGATCTATCAGGGCCGCGAGTTCGCGAACGTGAAGCTCACCTTCAAGAACGGCAAAATCGTGGACGCGACGTGCGCCGGCAAGACCGCGGAGTTGAACGAGGTTTTCGACACGGACGAAGGCGCGCGCTACCTCGGCGAGTTCGCCGTCGGCACGAACCCGAAGATCCGCCGGCCGATGCGTAACATCCTGTTCGACGAGAAGATTTACGGCTCCGTGCACATCACGCCCGGCCGCGCATACAACGAAGCCGACAACGGCAACCGCTCGTCGATCCACTGGGACATGGTGAAAATCCTGACCGGCGACGGCGACATGTTCTTCGACGGCGTGCTCGTCCAGCACAACGGCGTGTTCGTGCACGAGGAATTGCTCGATCTGAACCCCGCGCCCGAGCGCAAGATTGCCGAGCAATATCTCGCAAGCAGGGCCGCGAAGGTAAAAAAGACCATGCCCGCCGCGAAGATCCCGGCCGCGGCCAAGGCCAAACCCGCCGCGCCGAAGCCGTCGAGCAAAAAGACGGGCGCGAAGGCAAAAGCGGGCGCGAAGGAGAAGACGCCCGCAAAAAAACGCGCGCGCTGA
- a CDS encoding phosphatidylserine decarboxylase, with protein MPLASPGIHLDRYTRGRQTEPVAADALIRLLYENGAAGRGAARLFACASVSRLLAYWTFGAPWARGRVAEFARENAIDLTGVLGDPASFASRTDLFLRRLDYENARPMPAENVVVSPADSKVIGGDLDRGVKAKGVFFTAAGLLGARTRPAASESARRVADWAARFEGGTFFVFRLAPPDYHWFHAPVAGRVAAAYGVAGRYHSVNPRAVRARPGLLAENARHVTLIDTDAGGGTGVGLVAVVPVAALVIGKIVMRYSPRGYDEAQSVAEGLFIERGKPMGYFAPGSSTVVALFERGRVTACPDIVDLQYRDAGAAVYGPQMTGRPIAEVKLDARDVIAFPGEDAAPDRYDIGRRMTAYRDGDMWRVETRG; from the coding sequence ATGCCGCTTGCCTCACCCGGAATCCACCTGGACCGCTACACGCGCGGCCGCCAGACCGAGCCCGTCGCGGCCGACGCCCTCATTCGCCTGCTGTACGAAAACGGCGCCGCGGGGCGCGGCGCGGCGCGCCTTTTCGCGTGCGCCTCTGTTTCGCGGCTGCTCGCGTATTGGACGTTCGGCGCGCCCTGGGCGCGCGGGCGCGTCGCGGAATTCGCGCGCGAAAACGCCATCGACCTTACTGGCGTGCTCGGTGATCCCGCCTCGTTCGCCTCGCGAACGGACCTTTTTTTGCGCCGGCTGGACTACGAAAACGCGCGGCCGATGCCGGCGGAAAACGTCGTCGTGTCGCCGGCGGATTCCAAGGTCATCGGCGGCGATCTCGATCGCGGCGTTAAGGCCAAGGGCGTTTTTTTCACCGCCGCCGGACTTCTCGGGGCGCGCACCCGTCCCGCCGCGAGTGAGTCGGCGCGCCGCGTTGCCGATTGGGCCGCGCGCTTCGAGGGCGGCACGTTTTTCGTGTTTCGCCTCGCGCCGCCGGATTATCACTGGTTCCACGCGCCCGTCGCCGGGCGCGTCGCCGCGGCATACGGCGTCGCGGGCCGCTACCACAGCGTCAACCCCCGCGCGGTGCGGGCGCGGCCGGGCCTGCTTGCCGAAAACGCGCGCCACGTGACCCTGATCGACACGGACGCCGGCGGCGGCACGGGCGTGGGCCTCGTGGCCGTCGTGCCCGTCGCGGCGCTTGTCATCGGCAAGATCGTGATGCGCTATTCGCCGCGTGGTTACGACGAGGCGCAATCGGTCGCCGAGGGGCTTTTCATCGAACGCGGCAAGCCGATGGGATACTTCGCGCCCGGCAGCTCCACCGTCGTCGCGTTGTTCGAACGCGGGCGCGTGACCGCGTGTCCGGACATCGTCGATCTGCAATATCGCGACGCGGGTGCGGCGGTGTACGGGCCTCAGATGACGGGCCGGCCGATCGCGGAGGTGAAGCTCGACGCGCGCGACGTCATCGCCTTTCCCGGCGAAGACGCCGCCCCGGATCGCTACGATATCGGGCGGCGCATGACGGCGTATCGCGACGGCGACATGTGGCGGGTCGAAACGCGCGGGTAG
- the ndk gene encoding nucleoside-diphosphate kinase — protein MAIEQTLGIAKPDAVANNYVGKILALATERGFSIRALRMLRMPHATAQAFYDVHRGKPFYDELTQYMSEGACVAFVLEKDNAIADWRTLMGATNPEKADEGTIRKLYAESFTKNAVHGSDSAENAAREIQFFFPASEVF, from the coding sequence ATGGCGATAGAGCAAACCCTCGGCATCGCGAAACCGGATGCCGTTGCCAACAATTACGTCGGGAAAATCCTCGCGCTCGCGACCGAGCGGGGCTTTTCGATCCGCGCGCTGCGCATGCTGCGGATGCCTCATGCCACCGCGCAGGCGTTCTACGACGTGCATCGCGGCAAGCCGTTTTACGACGAGTTGACGCAATACATGAGCGAAGGCGCGTGCGTCGCGTTCGTGCTTGAAAAGGACAACGCCATCGCGGACTGGCGCACGCTGATGGGCGCGACGAACCCGGAGAAGGCCGACGAGGGCACGATCCGCAAGCTCTACGCGGAGTCGTTCACCAAAAACGCCGTGCATGGATCGGACAGCGCCGAAAACGCGGCTCGCGAGATTCAGTTCTTCTTTCCGGCGTCCGAGGTTTTCTAG
- the rsgA gene encoding ribosome small subunit-dependent GTPase A: MSYKKVEAFRERVGDLERRRGGEKRAFTDEQYASAARVLANYGIKGLIRRADATEAIVSIPRKLAAAAGDLVHADEARVTDILPRGKVLARADARRAHVMAANVDRVLLIQSASLPAFSEGLTDRYLVYARIMNVPLVLVLNKMDEADAASVDRALAFRETGVDVHLVSAKTGDGVDAIARIATHGVSVFTGHSGVGKSHLLSALLPGEDLKVGRLNLAVGKGRQTTTVARAYPFREGLVIDTPGVREFQFVGATPGDVTRAFPDIAMLSARCKFRDCRHETEPGCAVKQAVKLGELSAARLASFARILESLDATD; encoded by the coding sequence ATGAGTTACAAAAAGGTCGAGGCCTTTCGCGAGCGCGTCGGCGATCTCGAGCGCCGGCGGGGCGGCGAGAAACGTGCGTTCACCGACGAGCAATACGCATCCGCCGCGCGCGTGCTCGCGAACTACGGCATCAAGGGCCTCATCCGGCGCGCCGACGCAACCGAGGCGATCGTCTCGATTCCGCGCAAACTCGCCGCGGCGGCGGGCGATCTCGTGCACGCCGACGAGGCGCGCGTCACCGACATCCTGCCGCGCGGCAAGGTGCTGGCCCGCGCGGATGCCCGCCGCGCGCATGTGATGGCGGCGAACGTCGATCGCGTGCTGCTCATCCAGTCCGCGTCGCTGCCGGCATTTTCGGAAGGGCTCACCGACCGCTATCTCGTTTACGCGCGCATCATGAACGTGCCGCTCGTCCTCGTGCTCAACAAAATGGACGAAGCCGATGCGGCGTCGGTCGATCGCGCCCTCGCCTTTCGCGAAACCGGCGTCGATGTGCATCTCGTATCCGCCAAGACCGGCGACGGCGTCGACGCGATCGCGCGGATCGCGACGCACGGCGTCAGCGTTTTCACGGGTCATTCGGGCGTCGGCAAATCGCACCTGCTGTCCGCGTTGCTGCCCGGGGAGGACTTGAAAGTCGGCCGGCTCAATCTCGCCGTGGGCAAGGGCCGCCAGACGACGACCGTCGCGCGCGCGTATCCGTTTCGCGAGGGATTGGTGATCGACACGCCGGGCGTGCGCGAGTTTCAGTTTGTCGGCGCGACGCCCGGCGACGTGACGCGCGCGTTCCCCGACATCGCCATGCTTTCCGCGCGCTGCAAGTTCCGGGACTGCCGGCACGAAACCGAACCCGGCTGCGCGGTCAAGCAGGCGGTGAAGCTTGGCGAACTTTCCGCCGCGCGCCTCGCGTCGTTCGCGCGCATTCTCGAATCGCTCGACGCAACGGACTAA
- a CDS encoding NYN domain-containing protein, translating into MASAASSDPSIIGPRKIAVYWDFENIHNGIQPRGVATHQRANPFRVTGNMVEVKAVLDYLSSLGDVVINRAYANWTMFKNYRFVMLEHSIDLIQLFPRGQHAKNGADIRMAIDALEDIFHFDEIDTQVIIGGDSDFSGVAQKLRQHGKYVIGIGARNSSNIYWIKSCNEFKYYHTLTGSRTRAEDENEEAPPEGELDLDEAKDLLLRATRRLGRNHEEGLVPLYSVRPMMIRMDPSFDESNFGFESFLKFVEDSHDILHVQESPDGPMIRPAARAGEVATPSPENLSKEDLERIYRSVLRQIDYRLMPHAERMQALETLFNLLSEHGPIEDQTAVKEQLLERYTNEGNAITDEDAQHIWDMGYKANVYYFQEYPYRNIVLNERIPSIQAMVRRADLSIVKRLIGKCPVQPLDPEVISDMLYGVTENGRVEYVRELIGEAEAAG; encoded by the coding sequence TTGGCATCCGCAGCGTCCAGCGATCCGTCCATCATCGGTCCGCGCAAAATCGCCGTCTACTGGGACTTCGAAAACATTCACAATGGCATCCAGCCGCGGGGCGTGGCGACGCACCAGCGCGCCAATCCGTTTCGCGTGACCGGCAACATGGTCGAGGTGAAGGCCGTCCTTGACTACCTCAGCTCGCTTGGCGACGTCGTCATCAATCGCGCCTACGCGAACTGGACGATGTTCAAGAACTACCGCTTCGTCATGCTCGAGCACTCCATCGACCTGATCCAGCTCTTCCCGCGCGGGCAGCACGCGAAAAACGGCGCGGACATCCGCATGGCCATCGACGCGCTCGAGGACATTTTTCATTTCGACGAGATCGACACGCAGGTCATCATCGGCGGCGATTCCGATTTCTCCGGCGTGGCGCAAAAGCTTCGCCAGCACGGCAAATACGTCATCGGGATCGGCGCGCGGAATTCGTCGAACATCTACTGGATCAAAAGCTGCAACGAGTTCAAATACTACCACACGCTGACCGGCAGCCGGACGCGCGCCGAGGACGAGAACGAAGAAGCACCGCCCGAGGGCGAGCTGGATCTCGATGAGGCGAAGGACCTCTTGCTTCGCGCGACGCGGCGCCTCGGCCGCAATCACGAGGAAGGCCTCGTCCCGCTTTATAGCGTGCGGCCCATGATGATCCGCATGGACCCGTCGTTCGACGAAAGCAATTTCGGTTTCGAAAGTTTCCTGAAATTCGTCGAGGACTCCCACGACATCCTGCACGTTCAGGAATCCCCCGACGGCCCGATGATCCGGCCCGCCGCGCGCGCGGGCGAGGTCGCGACGCCGAGCCCCGAAAATCTTTCGAAGGAAGATCTCGAACGCATTTACCGCAGCGTGCTGCGTCAGATCGATTATCGCCTCATGCCGCACGCGGAGCGGATGCAGGCGCTCGAAACGCTCTTCAACCTTCTGTCCGAACACGGACCGATCGAGGATCAAACGGCCGTCAAGGAGCAGCTTCTGGAGCGCTACACCAACGAGGGCAACGCGATCACCGACGAAGACGCGCAGCACATCTGGGATATGGGATACAAGGCGAACGTGTATTATTTCCAGGAATATCCCTACCGAAACATCGTCCTCAACGAGCGCATCCCGTCGATCCAGGCGATGGTGCGCCGCGCCGATCTCTCCATCGTCAAGCGACTCATTGGTAAATGCCCCGTGCAGCCGCTCGATCCCGAGGTCATCTCCGACATGCTTTACGGCGTGACGGAAAACGGCCGCGTCGAATACGTTCGCGAGCTGATCGGCGAGGCCGAAGCCGCCGGCTGA
- a CDS encoding zinc carboxypeptidase, with the protein MPNRVSFLAASLALLFAVLIAATAIADSGDATYNIRIDTRDRFERTRVVGLGIAIDHVDLATGASFAHVTDADARRIERLGFVVTPIAAAGFPFNMQDYHDESEVNAALDQLALDHPDIVHLFSIGTSVEGRDLRAVRVSDNAATYESGEPAVFFGAEYHAREYVSVEVPLDFLNRLVTGYGVDEFVTYLINEREIYVVPRVNPDGHTYDVEANQAWWRKNRVTTGNPVCKGVDLNRNFASGFGGDPGSSGDPCQEIYRGPSAFSEPETAAVRDFLLAYDNVTLSVDLHTYGGLILYPWSKSFEDIIEPDHTIHRNAALRMAGESNYTAQPSSDLYISAGTACDWAYDVAGKVAFTYEMTGEFGGGDFYPNDNILPLTFNKMWPVMLFATAISADPSMVLSADIWRQSATADGGEVVTTWSPLGDDPGGTYSVWRMEGAAADYTQVSPNLTSGEFEYEYIDQTVAPDTTYTYQVRFYGPNGNAEFDPMIVTTDATADDDAADDDAADDDAADDDASDDDASDDDAMDDDFLDDDVSDDDVSDDDVSDDDAFDDDAGADDDVNDDDEAPAPDIDDDDDAANADESGDSGGCGC; encoded by the coding sequence ATGCCAAATCGCGTCTCGTTCCTTGCCGCCTCGCTTGCTCTTCTTTTCGCCGTTCTCATCGCCGCGACCGCCATCGCGGATTCGGGTGACGCGACCTACAACATTCGCATCGATACGCGCGACCGCTTCGAACGAACGCGCGTTGTCGGTCTCGGCATCGCGATCGATCATGTCGATCTCGCGACGGGCGCGTCGTTCGCGCACGTCACGGACGCGGACGCGCGGCGCATCGAACGGCTTGGATTTGTCGTTACGCCGATCGCGGCGGCGGGCTTTCCGTTCAACATGCAGGATTACCACGACGAGTCGGAGGTGAACGCGGCGCTCGACCAGCTCGCGCTCGATCACCCCGATATCGTGCATCTGTTCAGCATCGGCACGAGCGTCGAGGGGCGCGATCTCCGCGCGGTGCGCGTCTCGGACAACGCGGCGACGTACGAATCCGGCGAGCCGGCCGTGTTTTTCGGCGCGGAGTATCACGCGCGCGAATACGTCAGCGTGGAGGTGCCGCTCGATTTCCTGAATCGTCTCGTCACCGGCTACGGCGTGGACGAATTCGTCACGTATCTCATCAACGAGCGGGAAATCTACGTGGTGCCGCGCGTGAATCCGGACGGGCACACCTACGACGTCGAGGCCAATCAGGCGTGGTGGCGCAAGAACCGCGTCACGACGGGCAATCCGGTTTGCAAGGGTGTGGATTTGAATCGCAATTTCGCCTCGGGATTCGGCGGCGATCCGGGGTCGTCCGGCGATCCGTGCCAGGAGATCTACCGTGGGCCATCGGCGTTTTCCGAGCCGGAGACGGCGGCCGTGCGCGATTTTCTGCTCGCGTACGACAACGTGACGCTTTCGGTCGATCTGCACACGTACGGCGGGCTCATCCTGTACCCCTGGAGCAAGAGCTTCGAGGACATTATCGAGCCCGATCACACCATCCACCGCAACGCGGCGCTGCGCATGGCCGGCGAGTCGAACTACACCGCGCAGCCGTCTTCCGATCTTTATATCTCGGCCGGCACCGCGTGCGACTGGGCGTACGACGTCGCGGGCAAGGTCGCGTTCACCTACGAGATGACCGGAGAATTTGGTGGCGGCGATTTCTATCCGAACGACAACATCCTCCCACTGACGTTTAACAAGATGTGGCCGGTCATGCTCTTTGCCACCGCCATTTCCGCCGATCCGTCGATGGTGCTGTCCGCGGACATCTGGCGGCAGAGCGCGACGGCCGACGGCGGCGAGGTCGTCACCACATGGTCACCGCTCGGCGACGACCCCGGCGGCACGTACAGCGTGTGGCGCATGGAAGGCGCCGCCGCGGATTACACGCAGGTTTCGCCGAACCTCACCTCGGGCGAATTCGAATACGAATACATCGACCAGACCGTCGCGCCCGACACGACGTACACCTACCAGGTTCGTTTTTACGGCCCGAACGGAAACGCCGAGTTCGATCCCATGATCGTGACGACCGACGCAACCGCGGACGACGACGCGGCCGATGACGACGCAGCGGACGACGACGCAGCCGACGACGACGCATCCGACGACGACGCATCCGACGATGACGCGATGGACGACGATTTTCTCGACGACGATGTCAGCGACGACGATGTCAGCGACGACGACGTTTCGGATGACGACGCATTTGACGATGACGCCGGCGCCGATGACGACGTGAATGATGACGACGAGGCGCCGGCGCCAGACATCGACGACGACGATGACGCCGCGAACGCGGACGAGAGCGGCGATTCCGGAGGCTGCGGCTGTTGA